A section of the Leptotrichia sp. HSP-342 genome encodes:
- a CDS encoding ABC transporter substrate-binding protein, producing the protein MKKIMRGVLLFGMLGGMLLSCGNNKSNDSQEQKKDSKVSEKVYKIGLSQIVDHPALNAAKQGFKDALAKAGVKVDYDDKIANNDMSNQTLIMQQFAADKKDLVFAITTPTAQAAKNQIGKETPVIFGSVTDPKSAGLVGIPNVTGTSGAAPITENLKLMRELLPEAKKIGIIYNSSEQNSVSEVNNLKKLAGEYGFTVVEKAVTNGTEMVAAANLISKNIDIYYAIQDNTVASYFKAILDVFNSAKVPILATNDVYSNAGGLISQGTTDYNIGYRSGEIAAEILLKGKKPNEIPIETVKNLQIEINKQNMQLLGIKIPDSILKQAKMIETKKN; encoded by the coding sequence ATGAAAAAAATTATGAGAGGTGTACTATTATTTGGTATGTTAGGAGGGATGCTTTTATCTTGTGGAAATAACAAAAGTAATGATTCTCAGGAACAAAAAAAGGATTCCAAAGTTAGTGAAAAGGTTTATAAGATTGGATTGTCACAGATTGTAGATCATCCAGCATTAAATGCAGCAAAGCAAGGTTTTAAAGATGCATTAGCAAAAGCCGGAGTAAAGGTTGATTATGATGACAAGATTGCAAATAATGACATGAGTAATCAGACTCTAATTATGCAGCAATTTGCAGCAGACAAAAAAGATTTGGTATTTGCAATTACAACACCAACTGCACAAGCGGCTAAAAATCAGATTGGAAAAGAAACACCAGTTATATTTGGTTCAGTTACAGATCCAAAAAGTGCAGGACTAGTAGGAATTCCTAATGTTACAGGAACAAGTGGCGCAGCCCCAATTACAGAAAATTTAAAATTAATGAGAGAATTATTACCAGAAGCGAAAAAAATAGGAATCATTTATAATTCGTCTGAACAAAATTCAGTTTCTGAAGTAAATAATTTAAAAAAACTGGCAGGAGAGTATGGATTCACAGTAGTAGAAAAAGCTGTTACAAATGGTACAGAAATGGTTGCTGCGGCAAATCTTATTTCAAAGAACATTGATATCTACTATGCCATTCAGGACAACACAGTAGCATCATATTTTAAAGCAATACTTGATGTTTTTAATAGTGCAAAAGTCCCAATTCTAGCTACAAATGACGTTTACTCGAATGCAGGAGGGCTAATTTCACAAGGAACTACCGACTACAATATCGGTTACCGTTCTGGAGAAATAGCAGCGGAAATTTTATTAAAAGGCAAGAAGCCAAATGAAATCCCAATAGAAACAGTTAAAAATCTTCAAATAGAAATTAATAAGCAAAATATGCAGTTATTAGGAATAAAAATACCAGACAGCATTTTAAAACAGGCTAAAATGATAGAAACTAAAAAAAATTAA
- the typA gene encoding translational GTPase TypA: protein MNKIKNIAIIAHVDHGKTTLVDALLKQAGTFGEHEKVDERIMDSNDLEKERGITIFSKNASFHYDGYKINIVDTPGHADFGGEVQRILKMVDSVLLLVDAFEGVMPQTKYVLKQALEHGLRPIVVVNKIDRPNSDPDAVVDSVFDLFVDLGANDIQLDFPVVYASAKNGFAKLELEDEDKDMKPLYDKIMEHVEDPEGDVNEPLQMLVTNTEYDEYVGKLGTGRIYNGKIEKNQEITLIKRNGNLVNGKVTRIYGYDGLKKVEMEVAYAGDIVTIAGIDKIDIGETVASRENPKPLPLIDIDEPTLAMTFMVNDSPFAGQDGKFVTSRNILERLQKEVNHNVSMRLEMTDSPDAFIVKGRGELQLSILLENMRREGYEVAVSKPEVIFKEENGQKMEPIELAIIDVADEFVGVVIEKLGLRKGEMVNMNQGSDGYTRLEFKVPSRGLIGFRNEFLTETRGTGIINHSFFEYGPFKGEVTGRRRGVLIAMEPGTSLGYSLNNLQPRGILFIGPGVEVYEGMIVGEHSRENDLVVNVCKGKKLTNMRAAGSDDAVKLAPPKEFTLELALEYIENDELVEITPNSIRLRKKYLNANDRKKYENSKN, encoded by the coding sequence ATGAACAAAATTAAAAATATTGCAATTATTGCACACGTAGATCACGGAAAAACAACTCTTGTCGATGCTTTATTAAAGCAGGCAGGGACATTTGGGGAACATGAAAAAGTAGATGAAAGAATTATGGATAGTAATGATTTGGAGAAGGAAAGAGGGATTACGATTTTTTCTAAAAACGCTTCATTTCATTATGATGGTTATAAGATAAATATTGTGGATACTCCTGGCCATGCGGATTTTGGTGGGGAAGTACAGAGAATATTGAAAATGGTAGATTCTGTTTTACTTCTGGTAGATGCATTTGAAGGTGTTATGCCACAGACTAAATATGTATTAAAACAGGCATTAGAGCATGGACTTCGTCCAATTGTAGTAGTTAATAAGATTGATAGACCAAATTCAGATCCTGATGCAGTTGTGGATTCTGTTTTTGATTTATTTGTAGATTTAGGGGCAAATGATATTCAGCTTGATTTTCCAGTAGTTTATGCGTCTGCAAAAAATGGATTTGCTAAACTGGAACTGGAAGATGAAGATAAGGATATGAAACCGCTTTATGATAAAATTATGGAGCATGTGGAAGATCCTGAAGGAGATGTGAATGAGCCGCTTCAAATGCTTGTTACAAATACTGAATATGACGAATATGTAGGAAAATTAGGAACTGGAAGAATTTATAACGGAAAAATTGAAAAAAATCAGGAAATTACATTAATTAAGAGAAATGGTAACTTGGTAAATGGTAAAGTTACTAGAATTTATGGATATGACGGACTTAAAAAAGTTGAAATGGAAGTAGCGTATGCTGGAGATATTGTAACAATTGCGGGAATTGATAAAATTGACATAGGAGAAACTGTAGCAAGCAGAGAAAATCCTAAGCCATTACCATTAATTGACATCGATGAGCCTACACTTGCTATGACATTTATGGTAAATGATTCACCATTTGCAGGACAGGATGGAAAATTTGTAACTTCGAGAAATATTTTGGAAAGATTACAAAAGGAAGTAAATCATAACGTGAGTATGAGACTTGAAATGACAGATTCGCCAGATGCATTTATTGTAAAAGGAAGAGGAGAGCTTCAATTATCTATTTTGCTTGAAAATATGAGAAGAGAAGGCTACGAAGTAGCAGTTTCAAAACCTGAAGTTATTTTTAAAGAAGAAAATGGACAGAAAATGGAGCCAATCGAACTTGCAATTATCGATGTTGCCGATGAGTTTGTAGGAGTCGTAATTGAAAAATTAGGACTTAGAAAAGGTGAGATGGTAAACATGAATCAAGGAAGCGATGGATATACAAGACTTGAGTTTAAAGTACCATCACGTGGATTAATTGGATTTAGAAATGAGTTCTTGACAGAAACAAGAGGAACAGGAATTATAAACCACTCATTCTTTGAATACGGACCTTTCAAGGGAGAAGTTACAGGACGAAGAAGAGGAGTTTTAATCGCAATGGAGCCTGGAACAAGCCTAGGGTACTCATTAAATAACTTACAGCCACGTGGAATCTTATTTATAGGACCAGGAGTAGAGGTTTACGAGGGAATGATAGTTGGAGAGCATTCAAGAGAAAACGACTTAGTTGTAAATGTATGTAAAGGTAAAAAACTTACAAATATGAGGGCCGCTGGAAGTGATGATGCTGTAAAATTAGCGCCTCCAAAAGAATTTACACTGGAATTAGCACTTGAATATATTGAAAATGATGAGTTAGTGGAAATTACGCCTAACTCTATCAGACTTAGAAAAAAATATTTGAATGCTAATGATAGAAAAAAATATGAAAATTCTAAAAATTAA